Proteins encoded by one window of Lathyrus oleraceus cultivar Zhongwan6 chromosome 1, CAAS_Psat_ZW6_1.0, whole genome shotgun sequence:
- the LOC127105077 gene encoding probable auxin efflux carrier component 1c: MITLIDFYHVMTAMVPLYVAMILAYGSVKWWKIFSPDQCSGINRFVALFAVPLLSFHFIASNNPYKMNLRFLAADTLQKIMILTLLFIWSNFSKRGSLEWTITLFSLSTLPNTLVMGIPLLKGMYGDFSGSLMVQIVVLQCIIWYTMMLFMFEFRGARLLISEQFPDTAGSIVSIHVDSDVMSLDGRTPLETDAEIKQDGKLHVTVRKSNASRSDIYSRRSQGLSSNTPRPSNLTNAEIYSLQSSRNPTPRGSSFNHTDFYSMMGGGRNSNFNASDVNNYGLSASRGVTPRPSNYEEDASNAKKLKHYPAPNPGMFSPTNKNLGSNVNVKRSNGQNQNQNQNQQKQDDLHMFVWSSSASPVSDVFGGHEFGSHDQKEVKLNVSPGKVEGHRETQEDYLEKDEFSFGNRGMEREMNNQQHEGEKIGDGKSKVMPPASVMTRLILIMVWRKLIRNPNTYSSLIGLVWSLVSFRWNIEMPAIIAKSISILSDAGLGMAMFSLGLFMALQPKIIACGNSIAAFAMAVRFLTGPAVMAAASFAVGLKGVLFHVAIVQAALPQGIVPFVFAKEYNVHPDILSTGVIFGMLIALPITLVYYILMGL; the protein is encoded by the exons ATGATAACTCTAATAGATTTCTACCATGTCATGACAGCAATGGTGCCACTTTATGTTGCTATGATCTTAGCTTATGGATCAGTGAAATGGTGGAAGATATTCTCACCTGATCAATGTTCAGGAATCAACCGTTTTGTAGCACTTTTCGCTGTTCCACTTCTCTCATTCCATTTCATAGCCTCAAACAATCCTTACAAAATGAACCTAAGATTCTTAGCTGCAGACACACTTCAAAAAATCATGATCCTAACCCTTCTCTTCATTTGGAGCAATTTCTCCAAAAGGGGTTCTCTAGAATGGACAATAACACTCTTTTCACTCTCAACTTTGCCAAACACTTTGGTCATGGGAATCCCTTTACTCAAAGGAATGTACGGCGATTTCTCAGGTAGTTTAATGGTGCAAATCGTTGTTCTTCAATGTATTATCTGGTATACTATGATGCTTTTCATGTTTGAGTTTAGAGGAGCAAGGTTGTTGATTTCTGAACAGTTTCCCGACACTGCTGGTTCCATTGTTTCCATCCATGTTGATTCTGATGTCATGTCATTAGACGGTAGAACACCATTGGAAACCGATGCTGAAATCAAACAAGATGGTAAACTTCATGTTACTGTTAGAAAATCAAACGCTTCAAGATCAGATATTTACTCAAGAAGATCACAGGGTCTTTCTTCCAACACTCCTAGGCCTTCTAATCTTACTAACGCCGAGATTTACTCGTTGCAATCTTCGCGAAATCCTACGCCAAGAGGGTCTAGTTTTAATCATACTGATTTTTATTCTATGATGGGTGGTGGAAGAAACTCTAACTTTAATGCTTCTGATGTTAATAACTACGGTTTATCGGCCTCGCGAGGTGTTACTCCGAGGCCGTCTAATTACGAAGAAGATGCTTCGAATGCAAAGAAGTTGAAACATTATCCGGCTCCGAATCCGGGAATGTTTTCTCCTACAAATAAAAATCTTGGTTCTAATGTCAATGTTAAGAGAAGTAATGGTCAGAACCagaatcagaatcagaatcaacagaaACAAGATGATCTTCATATGTTTGTTTGGAGTTCAAGTGCTTCACCTGTTTCTGATGTGTTTGGTGGACATGAATTTGGTTCTCATGATCAGAAAGAAGTTAAATTGAATGTGTCTCCAGGAAAAG TGGAGGGTCATAGAGAAACTCAAGAGGATTATTTGGAGAAAGATGAATTCAGCTTTGGAAATAGAGGAATGGAAAGGGAAATGAATAATCAACAACATGAAGGTGAAAAAATTGGAGATGGaaaatcaaaagttatgccaccAGCTAGTGTTATGACAAGGCTTATATTGATTATGGTTTGGAGAAAACTTATCAGAAACCCAAACACTTATTCAAGCTTAATCGGTCTAGTTTGGTCTCTAGTTTCATTCAG ATGGAATATTGAAATGCCTGCTATAATAGCAAAATCTATATCTATATTGTCGGACGCAGGACTTGGCATGGCCATGTTCAGTCTCG GTTTATTCATGGCATTGCAACCAAAAATCATAGCATGTGGAAATTCCATAGCAGCTTTTGCAATGGCTGTGAGATTCCTTACAGGTCCAGCTGTGATGGCAGCTGCTTCATTTGCTGTTGGACTCAAAGGTGTTCTTTTTCATGTTGCAATTGTGCAG GCAGCTCTTCCCCAAGGAATTGTCCCATTTGTCTTTGCTAAAGAATATAATGTACATCCTGATATTCTAAGCACAGG TGTCATTTTTGGAATGTTGATTGCATTGCCCATTACTCTTGTGTACTACATTTTAATGGGACTATGA